A segment of the Asterias amurensis chromosome 11, ASM3211899v1 genome:
tctaccaattgagccccagtaaaattttctttgttcaacccaaaatcatttaagaTTTACTCGTAGTccatttcccttgtggttttgaTTGATGatcttaataaataaaacaattcaggTGATTTTCTTTCTATCAGAGGGAACAACTAACACGTATAATATGAAATTTGAAGTTTGCTTTGCGTTCATACACTATTAAAAAAGGGCATTTGGAGTCAGCATACCAGCCCACTCGTCACAATATTTCACACATTACAGCTCAAAATAAACCTTCCCTGTTCGAAGGTACAAGTAACACCTCTGTAAGACTCaccttaaaaaaaggaaaaaacaccctgcaGGTTTTGCGAGACTTAACATTTTTCCCCTCTCTTTCCGTTTTCTCACGCACAGGTGATGAGGGAGATCATTTCTACATCATCGATGAAGGTGAAGTCGACGTGAGTATCCTAGACATTATCGATCTTATggaatacatttattttttatgatcaCAGAACTGCAATCAAATCACAGACCTCAAAATAACACACAGCACCAACAGAAATGAgagacttttggacggtccTTTTTAACACAGGCATACAACTTTTCATCGAGTCAGccgatttcctcttttttggttctcagttttaccattcaaaattgaaaaatactatacaaaatcattgacagtttgtaatttcctcttttttagtgaagttacagttgcatgcctgttaacAGTTCTTGCAAGAAGTGTGTGTGCTTAAACTTACGcgtgcaatactgagcatgtgcgcaCACGCTCAGAGCCACAAAAAAGGAtcattatgtctgctgccgccagcatctcaaaagtctcccattgctgtTGCgtcctgtgcttttgctgtggtgccctttgcaaagttccgaATCACATATAAATTTTCCttatagaagtgccccttttgtagacccattgcatatgacatcacactctcaaaaaggaggcagatcattgggcAATAACTGTTCTCTGTGCGTTACACAAAACAGAACACGCCTCCGAACAATGCAAGTAATTTGtggtgtcaactctcttttgtgcaaGTTTGTGTACGATTTTGACAGCCAAAATGACATCTAGGATAGGCAcataccagaggaaaattgctgtgccccttaaaCAGCTTTAGAAAATTGGGCCCCTTGTTACATGTTTccgagtgttttttttaaagaacccaTATGAAGTTTTTGATAATGTTTTGATGTTTTAGATCTATGTGGAGAACACCTTGGTGACTACCATTGGGGAAGGAGGTAGCTTTGGTGAGCTGGCACTCATCTATGGAACACCCAGAGCTGCTACAGTTAAGGTACGTCGTCCCGAAACCATTACCAGGAAGTTGGTGTGGTTGTTTTTACCTCACTTTTACTCCTCAATTTGTGGACCCTGTTTTGAATCCAACAATGGatcaatcagggcccaatttaccGTTAGCAGGAAATTCCGTGCTAACGCCAAGCGTATTTCCAGGTTTGCAGTgtttgtaagcgcagaattcggtggtcagcagagccatgaaatttttcTCAGGTGTCTTGTGGGTTTACCCATacagcaaagtttcaaatcccacctggGTTGTTTCTTTTCTACTACCTAGGTGGAAGGTAGACTgcctgggtggaaggtagaaaatcggccggaCTACTTCTTTAGATTTTAGTGgattgttattaacttcactactgcagagtgagttcttaattggtttcAACGTTTCAACCAGCTTGCTCTAGGTCTGTGGATGTATACAACTGGCATAGTTTTAACTGTgagtgtttgtttgtgtttttgttttttaacaggcTAAGGGTGATCTGAAGCTGTGGGGAATTGACAGAGACAGCTATCGACGCATTCTGATGGGAAGCACTCTGCGCAAACGCAAGCTCTATGACTCTTTCCTGACCAAGGTGTCTATCCTCGGTGAGTGAGCATACTATCGTAGTTGATTTCCTTTCAGTGCAAGGcgtgatattcttcctacttagtCCGATTTCTGGATTTGTTGCCTTtggaaaaatgtgaaaattgttATTAAATATACCGAAATGTATAACCTGTAGGTCAGCCCGTGTACTTGAATATTCCCActtttttcccaaggaccaaATGTCATGCATCCAATACGAATGTTGTCAACATCCCAAAACATCAGATGACGAAACACTTTTTACATTTACATTGGTGTGCGGGATATTGTTTGAATATCACAAAAAATCAAGAATGAACTAGAATCGAAACGCATTGCATTGAATTGATGCAAAAATTCCTGTTTGGAATGTACAGACCCATTTGTTGTTGATATCCAATGATGCCATGTTTCAAATTTTCCTCCAAAAGAGTATCAAATAAAAGGACAATTTAGTCAATTTTAACATGAGGTTGAAGAACATTTTCTCCCACTCCcataaggactctatctattggaaaatgggTGCATCACAACTTAAAATGTGGGATGGGGGAGGGAATTCATAAACTTGTTATATTAGTATTGATATTACTGGTTGatttggtttatcccaacagaGAGCCTGGACCAGTGGGAGCGTTTGACTGTTGCAGACTCGCTAGAGCCGGTGAATTTCGAAGACGGAGAGAAGATTGTCTGCCAGGGTGATCCTGGAAATGACTTCTATATCATTGTTGAGGTACGTGGAAAATTGGATTGGAAAGTCGGCCCAAATtcaaaaccacactctgctgatcagaaacaccagagtgtgAATTCGaggctcttaaccgctcggccattaCACTTTCAATATTTCAAACTGTGCACACTGCTTGTTTTACTCTGATTTctcttgaagacgagcagagtatacatgtactgtttgAATTGACAAGACCACACAGGTTCTTTTTAGATCAACACTTCTCCTAGAAGAGTTTTATACAATCCCAACTCGGActagagccttgcatgtggattgggttttcagtccctacctgataaGTGGGGTTTTTCCAATTCagagttttcctcccacatcttaaactgaacatttcttctcatttttttaTCCATTCTGTACTAGTTGCTAGTTACTGTCCCGGATGGTAATATATAAACTTACAAATTTACAagagtattttgttttgtgttatcaTCTCAACAGGGCCAAGCATCAGTTCTGCAGAGGCGTACTGAACAAGATGAGTTCATTGAAGTGGCTAAGCTGGCAGCCTCTGATTATTTTGGTGAGTAATAATAAATTTAATACTAGGTTCTTATATATCGCTTTATCACATtcctgcaggcctgtatgcttcgtttttaaaagggcaatggcaccaaggcattctttacctggtaaagggcatcctatgaggaagtagtaaatttctactgtagaatttcaagggcaccaaggcaatgaccaggggggcatggatgcaatcgccttcgttgcctcagtGAAGTTGCACCTCATTCTACGCCTAATGCGTGCATACCAtgtaattataaataataaataatatttatagagcgccttttacaaaagttacaaagcGCTGTACAATAACTACTAATAAACACATATTAAATATTTAAGCTTAGCAAATAAGTAAATGAGTCTTTAACATGGCTTTGAAGGATTCAAGAGATGAAGCCTGACGGATAATGTAGGTGCGTTGACTGTGAAGGCTCGTTGGCCATACCGGGTGTAGGTGCGGGGTGCAGGAGACAAGCATAAATGGGAAGTAGAAGAGGAACGAAGATTGCGAGAACTGTGGGCAATAAGGTCTATAGCTGTAGTTGCAATAAGGTCTATGAACCTGATCCTTTCAGCATAGGGTTGGTAACATTCATTTGAATTTGTGAaagtcaagatggctgcaccatgataaagctCATTAATAGAGTAGCTGATAGTCTGTCATtatatttgtttccttttttcataTCAGGTGAGATTGCCCTTGTCCTGAACCGACCCCGCGCCGCCACCGTCATTGCCCGAGGCTCCCTCAAGTGCGTCAAGCTGGACCGAGAGCGCTTTGAGCGTGTGATGGGACCCTGCGCAGACATCCTGAAGCGCAACATCACCCAGTACAATAGCTTTGTCCAGCTCGTAGTGTAGTCCAGACACAGTGACCTCTTACCCCCCTTACCCCTTCTCATCACCTCCTCAAATCAACGAGCCTTCAAACTCTGTGTGTACGTTGTGTTCCTATAGACCCTTATCAtactgccaccatcttggttatGTTTCCTGTATCCATGAATGGAAGCTAATATGCATTGTATggaaaggtaccagactaatttctccttccagcctcggtttggttaaatcaagatggctgcacgaCGATGAAGGTCTATAATAGAGTTTAGTCTCTGTCTCAAGAGTGATTTCAACTTGGggggagaaagaaaaaagtcGCCGTGTACAGCAGTGTAATTTGTAAAgttctctgtttttgtttttgcgtttATTTAATATAGTTTGTGTATATTGAAATGTGATTTGTTGTTGTCTGCAGGTTTCAGTGTTGTCCCACTCATCAGTGATGACCAGTCTCATTAAACCCTGTATCAAACAATCATTTTTGTTGAGCCCGCTTAGCACACACACATAAATACAGATTTGCTCAGCACAATGAGTACCGTACCAGTTGGTATACTTTGTGATGGATTAATGATCACCACTGCTGTTTCTTGGCTTGCCAATCAAGCGACCAAGAAGTGGTTAGTAGCTCTGTGCGCCATACCAGTGAAGCATCCAATTCTCAAGACAAAACAGTTATATTACGTTGTGTGAGGGCAGGTGAACTTCGACACCTGGTGTAAAACAAGTGCTGCCAATGATGTACATGCAAAGTGAATGCTTGCCCTTGTTCCACATCATTGCAAactgctacacaaaatgtatcagttatTACTCAAAAGTCATTACTTGCTACTCAATAtaagcattcagtgtgcacaaaaaatgtttagtctaaatattttgctatgcaagaTTGTTGAAGAAAACATTTACATGCAAAGCTCTAACTTTTGATGTAGGTACAGTGTGCGAGCAACTATTGAAACTGTCAGCCTCTAGCCAAAGTTCTCAGAGACGGTACATGTTTCACAAGTCACACAAACTGTCTGCCTATGGTTAGAACTAAATGTTTACCTGCGTTTCGACAGCTTCAGACCATTAAGTTTTTTGTCACCTTTTCTGTTTTTTGAAGTGTTTGAACTTGTTATtgactgatgtacatgtatagccaACACACATGTCTGTGTGTTACAGGCCTTGATATTGGAAGTTAGTATATCGCATATACGCCTGGAAATGTGacttaagcaaaaaacaaaaaccattaaCATGTAGAGATAGAATTGAATACTCCTAACCAAATTGTGTTCTCCATTTTTGGAGCTCCGGTTTGTGATACTGTTTTTTCCTCTGTCTTTGAAGTATATTGTGTATCAGGATGTCACAGTTGATGAACActgtttgggttttttcaaAAGTATTATTTTCCTGGGCTATAACTCATATGTGTATGTATGTAAGTAGTACAATAGAATGGTTGCCAATATGGAAGTGTGCCTAGTGTGGCAGCTACTAGATGCAGACTCCTTTGTGTGTACTATagatgacctgggcccaatttcataaaacctgtaagcacaacaacttgctaagcacagaatagtaatgctttgcagaaacaggttaccagcccaaaacagactaagtttgcattgttgtggctgttGCTATAGACTCGCTTAGCAAttcaatttgtcaagcagtaacagctttatgaaattgggctctggagGTCAAAATCACGCCTGGGCTATGCATGGGGACTCTCTGAAATTTGACACGGATAAAAAGGCGAGTACTGATTTCTAATACCTGGTATAAAGTCTCTTTTGCTTTTAGTGAGCAATATGAATGCACTGTGTTCCGATTCATTCTTGCACTAATGCAATGATgtttattcattaaaaaaaaaacatggcagCCGAGTGGCTGAGTTACTGATATTTTTTGTATCGAGTCAGAAAAAGGAAAGCTagtaagaagaaaacaaaacggtACAAAATCAAGTAAACGTACACTGGACATTGGCACAAAAGTTGTTGAAACTTTTTACAAATTGATGTGGTTTGAAAACTCTGCACTGAAATCACAGAACAATGTGATAAGAATTCATGGTGTTGAATAAATCATAAATGAAAGGGAAAGATTCTTAAAGGAAGCTTAGCAAATAATGAAGACTGTAACACATAGGATTAGACTTCGACAAGCTTGCACACTTTCTGTTGATAATTTCTGGTGGTGAGTGCCACCTAATCCATTGCCTAATGGGGTACTCTTTCTTGGCAGTACTAAATACTgctgttaagcccggttcatacttcctgcaattGCGAATGCAATATgagttttgacatcacaaattcgcagGGAACATTTTGCAAcagtgttcaactcctgcgaaacactcgctgcgaaaacagctaTGTGGCGTTAAAATTCCTTTTGTATTATTTGGAAGTATGAAACAGGTTTTACTGAAGTACCACACTAGGGCTGGTGCTGTACGATGTGAACATTTTACAGTGAGAAAAGGTAATGCAGAAGAGGCTGTACAGCTTCCAATTGGCTTCTTGAGGTGAGGGATTAGTGTATATTTAGCAAATCcatatgttttttaaaacaaggaTAACTATATTCAAAAAAGGACAGACCTACCCAGGATGGTAGCGTTGTGTTTTAAATGAAGtaatttacttaaaaaaaaaaagaaatccttTTTAAATGTTCATATGTCATTCTAAGTGATCCTGTTGCTGTTCTTTccatgtattttattgtttggtAATCGCTGAAGATGTGGGGCCATTAAACAAACAAGTGATCTCAGAAAGTTTTCTTTTGAGTCAGATCgtttattttcacaaaatgaTATCATTTCTGCTTGGTGGTAAAGGACATCTGAACTTCAGAAAGATATCTGACAAAAGGTCACCACAAATTTATAAATCATTTCAATGCAAGACGGAATTAACGGTAAAATCTGTATTGAACCAATTTTAGGCCATTCATTTGTTTGACTAATAGTTGTTTTAAGTGGATTATCTTTCTGATACATACTTTATCTGATTTAGAAGGAAATAGCACAGAGTCACTGTTTATCAAAGCAGGCAAAAACAGGGGAGGAAAGAAATGAGAGTGACAAAGGGTAGCGatgcaacattattttgagaatttggGATTAATGTTTTTTCCCCATAGGGACTGGCTACAGAGAGCAACTTGTGTAGGATGGGGGGTTTTGAGGGACTGGCAATGTTTATTTCTTAAACCTACATCTTTGGAACAAACGTATAGAAGAACTACGTAGATGCCATTTAGTTGGTTACTAACAATGTGTTTGCTAATGATAAAGTGTTACTCTGATTGATTTTTATCAGTTGTATTTGTAGACATCAATTGAAATGATCTAATCCAATGGGATGCTATCCCTAGTTGAAGCTCATTGTCAGTGGATAAGTGTTGCACatgcaatagaccttatgcgtTAATGTCAAccagccaccatcttagaggtaaaacaatgacgaaacaatcaaaacgcacagatttggtttggctaatgaacggccgctttttttacctctaggtgagggcgccctactgatatgacatcatgtgcGTAAGGTCTGCACTGCAGTGATCTTCTCCAACAAAATGTGTAGTATCAGGTCTGGGTTTCTAACCAATGGCTTGTCAATGTAAACGTTTTACATGAACACTCTGGGTTGTTTTACTTCTTCAAGTTTTTTGGATGCTTGAGTGATTCATGTATTTCCATCTTTCATGCTGACTGGCTATCATTGGAAAGCGCTTTCCCTGTAGATGTTGGACTTGATGAACCCTGTTTAGTATCCGTGTACAAGGGGTGGGCCTTCACTCTCATTTTTGTAGGAGAAGATTAATGTATTAAAAAGGATCTTCCAGTAGTTTGTTTAACAGATTTGTTCTTTCAGATGTTTCAAAGAATTATAACTGAAATCTTTAAATTGTGCAGGTAAGCAAGGTCTTATAATTTGCCAACATTATGGTACTTGATATGACCTGCTTGAAAATTTccttagaaaaaaaattaatgcttTGTTAATATGAAAGATGACTTGAacctcattttttgtttgttaaaaaggCCTCCATATTTCAACCTTTACAGAAAAGCTTACATCTATTGCAAGGTTAGAAGTTAATTTCAAATGCGTGTTTTTCTTGGAACATATGTAGGAAGTATTAAAGGAACTGCTGTTTTGGGGATCATgcattttttattaaagtttttgggggtgtttttttttcatttttttttttaagcgaaaaatgaatttttaaaaGAGATGAGACAGTTTACTTGTAGGGGGCGATTTTATAACAGACATTTTCttgtttcctgtttactaaGCCAGTATTCATAGCTTATTGAGCGTCATATATTGTACATTGATTGTTGTGCACGTTAGATCAGATATTGAATATTATTCTATAAATAAGTGTTTAAGAGATTTAAACAAATCTACACAAGTATGAAAATGCATATATGTATTTGTAGTGATAGatgttttaagaaaaaaagaagaagaaatgaaACTTGTTTccatgaaaatgtttttaaaaactgggtgaattttttcaatttattgcGAGAAAATGTTGTTCATGGTTTGTTAATCAGGAAACCTGTCTGGGAAggtattttattcaaaacaaaacatttaactGACTTCTGAATATAGGGTTTACCTTTGagcgtttttgttttaaaggtccACAGGGAATTTTAAGTGTAAATCAAGGGAAATAGCAAGGTGATGTTGTTAGGGAAACATCCCATGTCAGTATATGAAGATTTTTCGCGGTGCATACAGATATTTGGTAGAGTGGTAATTGTCTCCAATAATTAACAATGTTTATGTTGTCACATAGAAATAATATTTTACAACTTGAAAATCATTGGgtttttttaacattaattgACTGGATGTTATTACACACTTGTCCTTAGAAATAATATTTTACAACTTGaaaatcattgtttttttttaacattaattgACTGGATGTTGTTACACACTTGGTTTGTAATAGTTTGTTTGGACTTTGAAAGCACATTGGCATTGACATTTCGCCAAATGTGTACCCTGTGTTTGGATAAAAGAACACTTTATGATACGATTTTCCTAATTGTTTATTGTCAGGTCAGAAAAGCTCAgaataaatataaattaaaaagtaaattgaCGTTTGAATGCAtatttttggtgtgtttttatgttgtgcttttgtatttttgtggtaagggggttgttgttgttttgttttgttttgttttgttttttttgggggggggggtcctgcCTTCAAAGTCTTCTTGGTGCCAGTTGTGGACGAGACAAGTTGAGATAACGACAATAATTCATTACCAAACCATTGGGTCTTTTAATCGTTCTATTGTTTAATCGTTTTACAAAACTAACTTGTGATTAAATTtgatttggtttggtttggttcgaattggtttattttcaattaaaaatgtaTTCGCGACCAGATTCTGAA
Coding sequences within it:
- the LOC139943955 gene encoding cAMP-dependent protein kinase type I-alpha regulatory subunit-like isoform X2 → MLNFFRRRKKTSSGKSSTSQTLTPLSAQDTAAAAPSSAQTSSASASQDTPPVTEQLEKTKPSPATPSPAPQTEEAEENDEPASTPPVVQTKGRRRRGAFSAEPLTEEYAASYVKKVIPKDYKTMAALSKSIAKNVLFSHLDENERSDIFDAMFPVKHNKDEVVIQQGDEGDHFYIIDEGEVDIYVENTLVTTIGEGGSFGELALIYGTPRAATVKAKGDLKLWGIDRDSYRRILMGSTLRKRKLYDSFLTKVSILESLDQWERLTVADSLEPVNFEDGEKIVCQGDPGNDFYIIVEGQASVLQRRTEQDEFIEVAKLAASDYFGEIALVLNRPRAATVIARGSLKCVKLDRERFERVMGPCADILKRNITQYNSFVQLVV
- the LOC139943955 gene encoding cAMP-dependent protein kinase regulatory subunit-like isoform X1: MVKMASNMDDEQSLKDCEAYVQKHYIQQVLKDCIVQLCIHRPDNPTSFLKDYFSKLELEQLEKTKPSPATPSPAPQTEEAEENDEPASTPPVVQTKGRRRRGAFSAEPLTEEYAASYVKKVIPKDYKTMAALSKSIAKNVLFSHLDENERSDIFDAMFPVKHNKDEVVIQQGDEGDHFYIIDEGEVDIYVENTLVTTIGEGGSFGELALIYGTPRAATVKAKGDLKLWGIDRDSYRRILMGSTLRKRKLYDSFLTKVSILESLDQWERLTVADSLEPVNFEDGEKIVCQGDPGNDFYIIVEGQASVLQRRTEQDEFIEVAKLAASDYFGEIALVLNRPRAATVIARGSLKCVKLDRERFERVMGPCADILKRNITQYNSFVQLVV